The Telopea speciosissima isolate NSW1024214 ecotype Mountain lineage chromosome 11, Tspe_v1, whole genome shotgun sequence genome includes the window ATCACTTGTTTACTTCCATGGACCAAGCCCATCTGATTGCGTATAAGCTCAGGGAATTCTGTTGGTTCTCTCTTTGACAAAGATTCACATGGAACTGTTCCTGAAAGTGCAAAATACAGGGAAGATCTACCTTATTGGATGAAGGATACAGGAGGAGTGGACTGATGAATTTCCATTGAAGTATTTACTCCTCAATATTGAGTTGTGTGAGCAGTGAGCACCATGTTGTAAACTTGCTGATAGGAACCAAACAAGCTACTACTGGTTTCATTGCTGAGAGCAGCTTAACAGTTGTTAAGGACATTGGGAAAGGAAGATCTTGGATGAAATTTTAATGTGTTCTTTCAGTTggaagtaaataaataaataaaaattacattttttttaagaCTCCACGTACCAGTACAGCCCCAAAAAAATCCTACTTATTTGGAGCATGACCGACCCAATTTTGCCTTGAATCAGAAGTCAGTTTATCGATCTGCGGTAGGCATATGAATTGATTCTCCTCTTTGTATTTTTTGCAAGAAATTAGTTAAGTTCAGACATTATACATAGAGAACCTATGTTTTGTTACCCTTGCTTCTTATGATGACACCtgctttcattaatatcaacTTGTTAATGTTGTAGGAGTTCTATTTCCTTTTACCTAACCATGTTTACAGAATCGAGTGATGGATGTGAAGATATTGTGGGTGCTTGACTAAGGTGACATGTGTTTATGTTTCGAAGGATGAATCTTGGTGATTAAGCATTGTGATCATTGTGaagtgatttgagtttctttttgattatatatatattaggggGCAAgctttggtgcaacggttaagttgcgctattacATGGAAACAGTCTCTTCGCAAAGCGAGgctaaggctgcgtacatttgccccctTGGACCGTGCAACAGCGGGAGCCTCGagcactgggacgctctttatatatataggaaGAAAGTTCTCTGGCGGGGAGTGTACCGCTCACGCCCAGACAGAGTGGGGCGAAATGACCTTCCCGCGTGGttcctgtgcccaaacacaggaCCACGTGGATTTACCGATCAGCCCCAGTGAACTGAAAAATCCCATTCAGGGAGATCCTCCTGCACGCTCTCTCTTTGGCCCCCACTCTGGTGCAGGCGCTATATGACCATACggcgatatatatatatatagggcagagaagagaaaaaaaaaatctcagctGAAGATGTGTCATTTTCCAGCCTTAGGAACTTGCTTTAGCTGGCCTACCATATAACATTACAGCCTCACCCGCCCCAGTTAGATATGTTCTAATTGAATTGGACTTGGACTCGTTCTTGTATTGGCCAGATTAGTGTTGGCTGTTCCATTCAAATGCTTGGGCTTTGTTAGATACGCAGACCTGTCTTACCTGCACCTTGCTACCTGGTATATATTTCATAATTCTAATTTCTTATGTTTTGTATGTCCTTTAAGATGCCTTTAATTACTTGCTCATCTGTTATGCACTGGTATGTCAACTTTTTAACTGAAGAACTATAATTAGTGACTGGACATCTATTTCTGTTTTGAACTGGATACTGGTATATAGGTTCATCCCAAAAGTAGCTGTACTCTTGGTATATTGTGATTGAGTTCCTGCTATTGGCTACTAGTGGTGCTTTCAAGTGTGTATATTTTTAGGTGGCATGGCATATAAATAGCCTACCTTTATATGTTTCAATAGGTTATGTATCTGTCTGTATGAAAGCTTTACTGGCTCTACTCTCTTGCTCTTCATCAATCAGTGTGGTTCTTCTAAGTTTTCCTAGACAGTGGAGTGAGAGCTTTCTCACTTGGACCTTGACATGGAAAAACAATTTATGATTTTAATAGTAGCTGTGACATCCCAAGAATTTTCCTTGTTGAGCTTTCAGCCTCTCGCATGCATTTGTCATTGTgtaaccccccccccaaggTTTTAAGACCTGGAATTGGGCATTGGATTGGTCTGATTCCGATTTGAACGACTGGAATCAGTCAGGACTAGATCTGACTCTGTCAGAACACCTTTTTCAGAATCGGGTAAAATCAGGATTGGGGAAAGCCAATTTCGTTTTTGATTCAGCTGAACCAATTCCAATTTCTGaaatcacccccccccccccaccaccaccaaaaaaaaattttaatttcttatctcTGAAACTTATATTTGTTTTCATGCTTTCTTCCTCAAAAAGTATGCTTCATTTggctttatctttttctcttgcTTGCAGACTTGTCTCATGTGTTCTCCACGGTGAGGAGGGATCTCAATTTCATTGATCACACCAGTGACCTTGGCTGGAAAGAGTAGGCTAGCATTGTCATTGATTTTAAAGCTTTTcatttgtgtttttcttttgccaTCTATAATTCCATGATGAGTATTAACAATCTATGTTCTTCAAGGTACCAGAGGGTCCAACCAATCGTAGTGGACCCAGGTATTTACTTGGCTAGGAGGACTCAAATCTTCAAAGCTACACAGAAGCGGCCAACACCTGATGCTTTCAAATTTTTTACAGGTACAGAGATGTTCTTTGGCCATGATACTGCTTGTGCAACTTCAGGTCTGACTGCAATACCTGTGGGATTACTTTCTCTGTCTAATATGCCTTCCTTTCTCATTTAACAGGTTCTCCATGGATTATTCTGAGCCGAGCCTTCCTAGAATTCTGTGTTCTCGGTTGGGATAATCTTCCCCGAACTCTTCTTATGTATTTTACAAATGTGATTTTATCCCAAGAAGGGTATTTCCATTCTGTAGTTTGCAATTCACCAGAGTTCCATAACACGACAGTGAACAGTGATCTAAGATACATGATCTGGGACAATCCCCCCAGGATGGAACCTCACTATCTCAACGTTACAGATTATGATTTAATGGTGCAGAGTGGGGCTGCCTTCGCGAGACAGTTCCACAAAGATGACCCAGTGCTGGACATTGTTGATGATAAGATCCTAAGGCGTGGATCCAATCGTGCTGCCGCAGGGGCATGGTGCACTGGCAAGAGGCACTGGTGGATGGATCCATGCTCAAGGTGGGGTGATGTCAATATCGTGAAGCCCGGGCCACAAGTGGAGAGGTTCAGGGAGGTACTAACAGGCCTTATTGATGATTGGAGCTCACAGTCGAGATCATGCAAGTGATGCCAAACTAAGCAGAAAATTGCTGCTGTGGAAACTCATGCGATGCAAACTGCCCCTGCACCCGGAATCTCCTGATGCATTGACCAGTACAAGACTACCATCGTCGGTTGAGGTATATTAGGAGATTACATGCATTCCGAGTTTTGGGTGGTGGTGCTTCCATTCCATGGTACCTTTTACTTGTAAACAAGAGCCAAGCTAAGGTCTGGGGCCATGGCtttctcaaaatttgaaaatttttatatgTGGGCAATATATAGGTTCCCATTTACGGTTTATCAGTAACAATAAACTATTGATCCATCTCCCcacccccccttctcttctgtGGTAAACTAACTTACCAATTAATCAGATTGGCCAGAACATTAGCAAATGAATTGGCTTCTCTTTAACAGTGATCAAAGCTGAGTTA containing:
- the LOC122646782 gene encoding beta-glucuronosyltransferase GlcAT14A-like, which gives rise to MAAEKKWLFTLFSAAFVSVLLFLSAMSGFSASSSFNSHRPFSSAVRYGANYPPAFAYYISGGRRHKDQIFRLLLAVYHPRNRYLLHLEPDASNEERQKLAEAVRAIPAIRAFGNVDVIGNPDPVTYMGSSNIAATLRAAAILLRVDSGWDWFITLSAMDYPLLTQDDLSHVFSTVRRDLNFIDHTSDLGWKEYQRVQPIVVDPGIYLARRTQIFKATQKRPTPDAFKFFTGSPWIILSRAFLEFCVLGWDNLPRTLLMYFTNVILSQEGYFHSVVCNSPEFHNTTVNSDLRYMIWDNPPRMEPHYLNVTDYDLMVQSGAAFARQFHKDDPVLDIVDDKILRRGSNRAAAGAWCTGKRHWWMDPCSRWGDVNIVKPGPQVERFREVLTGLIDDWSSQSRSCK